One region of Psychrobacter sp. DAB_AL43B genomic DNA includes:
- the ald gene encoding alanine dehydrogenase, whose translation MKIGIPKETKNNENRIGLTPNGVSALVDDGHDVIVETEAGMGSQFTDDDYKEAGATIANSAAEVWDVELIIKVKEPQADEYQYLTDDLILFTYLHLANEPELAKVLIDNKVTAIGYETVQLADNSLPLLTPMSEIAGRMSTQIGAQFLQSFYGGKGMLLGGVPGVKKGRVTIIGGGVSGTEAAKIAVGLHASVTILDLDPKRLKQLSEMFGNNVQTLISNKVNIADSVRDSDLVIGAVLIPGAATPKLVTEQMVKDMNDGGVIIDIAIDQGGLFETTDRITTHDNPTYTKHGIIHYAVANIPGAVPRTSTIALSNVTLPYIQALAKKGFKKACNDNAALAKGVNTTQGHMTYKAVAEALDYEYKQLDSLVS comes from the coding sequence ATGAAAATAGGTATTCCGAAGGAAACAAAGAATAACGAAAACCGCATTGGTCTAACCCCAAACGGCGTCAGTGCTTTGGTCGATGATGGTCATGACGTCATTGTCGAGACTGAGGCCGGTATGGGATCGCAGTTTACGGATGATGACTATAAAGAAGCGGGCGCAACCATTGCGAATAGCGCTGCTGAAGTATGGGACGTAGAGCTGATTATTAAAGTAAAAGAACCACAAGCTGACGAATATCAATACTTAACGGACGACTTAATCTTATTTACCTATTTGCATTTGGCTAATGAACCAGAGCTTGCCAAGGTATTAATTGACAATAAAGTCACGGCAATTGGCTATGAGACAGTACAGCTGGCGGATAACTCGTTGCCGCTATTGACGCCGATGAGTGAGATCGCTGGACGGATGAGTACGCAGATAGGCGCGCAGTTTTTGCAGTCTTTTTATGGCGGTAAAGGCATGCTGCTCGGCGGCGTGCCAGGCGTAAAAAAGGGTAGGGTTACCATTATAGGCGGCGGTGTATCGGGTACTGAAGCGGCAAAAATCGCGGTTGGTCTACATGCTAGCGTCACCATTCTGGATCTTGATCCCAAGCGCCTTAAACAACTATCGGAGATGTTTGGCAATAATGTGCAGACGCTGATATCCAACAAAGTCAATATCGCCGATAGCGTGAGAGACAGTGATTTGGTCATTGGCGCGGTATTAATTCCGGGTGCGGCCACACCGAAGCTGGTCACTGAACAGATGGTTAAAGATATGAATGATGGCGGTGTTATTATCGATATTGCGATTGATCAGGGCGGTTTATTTGAAACCACGGATCGAATCACCACTCATGATAATCCGACTTATACCAAGCATGGCATTATTCATTACGCCGTGGCGAATATTCCTGGGGCAGTACCACGCACCTCAACCATAGCGTTGTCTAACGTTACCTTACCGTATATACAAGCCCTTGCCAAAAAAGGCTTTAAAAAGGCTTGTAATGACAATGCCGCTTTGGCAAAAGGCGTAAATACCACTCAAGGTCATATGACTTATAAAGCAGTTGCAGAGGCGCTGGATTATGAGTATAAGCAGCTTGATTCGTTAGTTAGCTAG
- a CDS encoding lysozyme inhibitor LprI family protein, whose amino-acid sequence MNFKNTGITIVTAVFISILSVTSANAELKDYYSECMSKYKTINNSKIYECTGYADQKYKSTMNKAYNKIYKSLKVNGRDSTDAESFEKSQLGWLDYRDQQCGLEGMYIGSPALPLCVSSKNKERAEELMNFSENF is encoded by the coding sequence ATGAATTTTAAGAATACTGGTATCACAATAGTTACTGCTGTGTTCATTAGCATCTTAAGCGTGACTTCAGCAAATGCTGAACTTAAAGATTATTATAGTGAATGTATGAGCAAATATAAGACTATAAATAATTCTAAAATTTATGAATGTACTGGATATGCCGATCAAAAATACAAAAGTACGATGAATAAGGCTTACAATAAAATCTATAAATCTCTTAAAGTTAATGGACGAGATTCCACTGATGCAGAAAGTTTTGAAAAATCACAGCTCGGTTGGCTAGATTATCGTGATCAACAGTGTGGTCTAGAAGGGATGTATATTGGTAGTCCAGCACTGCCGCTTTGTGTATCATCTAAAAATAAAGAGCGCGCTGAAGAATTAATGAATTTCTCAGAAAACTTTTAA
- a CDS encoding protein disulfide oxidoreductase, whose product MTTDIESKKEKPNKTPKQKALSIIKTVLLYGLVFMVIYTAINWWRQPVTPANPQLQLTDYQGQTVDLAALSQDKPTLVYFWGTWCPVCRVTSPTINTLAAENNYPIVTIAIKSGSDQELDSYLNEHNYNFTTINDQEGLIFDDWQGQVTPSYVILKDGEMTQGLTGIQPKWSLKLRLWLSSVF is encoded by the coding sequence ATGACGACTGATATTGAAAGCAAAAAAGAAAAACCTAACAAGACACCTAAGCAAAAAGCATTGTCGATCATTAAAACTGTGCTGTTATATGGCTTGGTATTTATGGTGATTTATACCGCCATCAACTGGTGGCGACAGCCGGTCACGCCCGCCAATCCGCAGTTGCAATTAACAGACTATCAAGGGCAGACCGTTGATTTGGCAGCGCTGAGTCAGGATAAACCAACACTGGTATATTTTTGGGGAACTTGGTGCCCTGTATGCCGTGTCACCTCGCCGACTATTAATACGTTGGCAGCAGAAAATAATTATCCTATCGTCACTATCGCCATAAAGTCAGGCTCTGACCAAGAGCTAGACAGTTATCTCAATGAGCATAACTATAACTTTACGACGATTAATGATCAAGAAGGGCTTATCTTTGACGATTGGCAAGGACAAGTCACGCCTTCTTATGTGATATTAAAAGATGGTGAAATGACCCAAGGGCTTACTGGTATTCAGCCTAAATGGTCACTGAAATTGCGATTATGGCTGTCGTCAGTTTTTTAA
- a CDS encoding carbon-nitrogen hydrolase family protein, which translates to MSKIEKPDDFHLTIAEIKKKDYPQLKALMDRVYVNLGGSWSKTTINTLIDAFPEGQIALFDHDKLIGIVLSMRVDYTKFSNPHTYDDLIGQKEIIRDNPEGDAIYGLDALIDPEYRGYRLGRRLYDARKELCRQLNFRAILAGGRIPNYHNHQDLTPGEYIEAVAAREIHDSALSFQLSNGFIVKRILTAYLPDDKQSKGFATLLEWANIYYEPKDYKPNTRKSEVRIGGIQWQMREVESPEELLQQVEFFVDIMADYNSDFACLPEFFNAPLMGLCESTDQNVAIRFLAGYTEWFKNEISHLAVSYNVNVICGSMPLLDEDDTLYNVSYLCRRDGTVEEQRKIHITPHERNAWVIEGGDEVKVFDTDAGRIGILVCYDVEFPELARLMALDDMDILFVPFWTDTQNGYLRVRHCAQARAIENECYVMICGSVGNLPQVESLDIQYAQSSIFSPSDFAFPHDAIMAETTANTEMVFFSDLNLDKLIHVRNEGSVHNLLDRRDDLYSLKWKRKAKISASKLTDKERLENSGSVLLGDPLQDRAQKS; encoded by the coding sequence ATGAGCAAGATAGAAAAACCAGATGACTTTCATCTAACGATTGCTGAGATTAAGAAAAAAGACTACCCACAATTAAAAGCATTGATGGATCGCGTCTATGTAAACTTAGGCGGTTCATGGTCTAAAACAACGATCAATACCTTGATTGATGCGTTCCCTGAAGGTCAGATCGCTTTGTTTGACCATGATAAGCTGATTGGTATCGTACTATCCATGCGCGTCGATTACACCAAGTTTTCTAATCCGCATACCTACGATGATTTAATTGGGCAAAAAGAAATTATTAGAGATAATCCTGAAGGCGATGCAATATATGGTCTAGATGCACTCATTGACCCTGAATATCGTGGTTATCGCCTAGGTCGTAGGCTTTATGATGCACGTAAAGAGCTATGCCGTCAGCTGAATTTCCGCGCTATTTTGGCCGGTGGTCGTATCCCTAATTATCATAATCATCAAGACCTCACACCGGGCGAATATATTGAGGCCGTTGCGGCTCGTGAGATTCACGACTCTGCGCTGTCTTTTCAATTATCAAATGGTTTTATCGTCAAACGTATTTTGACTGCTTATTTGCCTGATGACAAACAATCTAAAGGCTTTGCGACCTTACTTGAGTGGGCAAATATTTATTATGAGCCAAAAGACTATAAGCCTAATACTCGCAAATCTGAGGTACGTATTGGCGGGATTCAGTGGCAGATGCGTGAGGTTGAGTCACCTGAAGAGCTACTGCAACAAGTTGAGTTCTTTGTCGATATTATGGCTGATTATAACTCTGACTTTGCCTGCCTACCCGAGTTTTTTAACGCGCCATTGATGGGGTTATGTGAATCGACGGATCAAAACGTCGCCATTCGCTTTTTGGCAGGATATACCGAGTGGTTCAAAAACGAGATATCGCATCTGGCCGTCAGCTATAACGTCAACGTGATCTGCGGCTCTATGCCTCTGCTCGATGAAGATGATACCTTGTACAATGTCAGCTATCTTTGCCGCCGCGATGGTACGGTTGAAGAGCAGCGAAAAATTCATATTACCCCACATGAGCGTAACGCTTGGGTCATCGAAGGCGGTGATGAGGTAAAAGTATTTGATACTGATGCCGGTCGTATTGGCATCTTGGTTTGCTATGACGTCGAGTTCCCTGAGCTTGCCCGCCTAATGGCACTCGATGATATGGATATTTTGTTCGTACCATTTTGGACAGATACCCAAAACGGCTATTTACGTGTACGCCACTGTGCGCAGGCACGCGCGATTGAAAACGAATGCTATGTGATGATTTGCGGTTCAGTAGGTAACTTACCGCAAGTTGAAAGTTTAGATATTCAGTATGCACAGTCGTCTATTTTTTCACCATCAGATTTTGCCTTCCCACATGATGCGATTATGGCGGAAACAACGGCGAACACTGAAATGGTATTCTTCTCTGACTTGAACTTAGACAAGCTTATCCACGTGCGCAACGAAGGCTCGGTACATAACCTTCTTGACCGCCGTGATGATTTGTATAGTTTGAAATGGAAACGAAAAGCCAAAATTTCAGCGAGCAAATTAACGGACAAAGAACGCCTTGAAAACTCTGGCAGTGTCCTTCTTGGTGATCCATTACAAGACCGCGCGCAAAAGTCTTAA